The Planococcus liqunii genome includes a region encoding these proteins:
- a CDS encoding acyl-CoA dehydrogenase family protein produces MAKLNVQEREQLREEIRKLCADYPNEYWRQLDIEREYPYEFVDALTKSGYLSALIPEEYGGKGYGMTEATIILEEINRSGGHAAGCHAQMYTMGALLKHGSEEQKRKYLPEIASGSLRFQAFSVTEESAGSNTTAIETFAEKTEEGYIVNGHKNWTSRVLQSDLLMLLARTTPADQVGAKKTEGLSLFLVDLREIREKQPETFVVESVRTMFNYATNQVFYKNMKIPSECLIGEEGKGFRYVLDGMNAERTLLAAEAIGDGYFFIDKATSYANEREVFDRKIGTNQGIQFPIARAYAAIKAADLMRYEAARKYDQGEKYGEQANLAKYLSSEASWQAANVCLDTHGGYGFVDQYDVERKFRETRMYQVAPVSNNMILAFLGQNVLGMPRSY; encoded by the coding sequence GTGGCCAAGTTAAATGTGCAGGAGAGAGAACAGTTAAGAGAAGAAATCCGGAAATTATGTGCGGATTATCCAAATGAGTATTGGAGACAATTGGACATCGAACGCGAATATCCCTATGAATTCGTGGATGCCTTAACGAAAAGCGGCTACCTGTCGGCATTGATTCCCGAAGAGTATGGCGGTAAAGGCTACGGCATGACAGAAGCCACCATCATTCTGGAGGAAATCAACCGCTCAGGCGGCCATGCCGCCGGATGCCATGCCCAGATGTATACAATGGGTGCTTTGCTGAAACACGGCAGCGAAGAGCAAAAACGCAAGTATCTGCCGGAAATTGCGAGCGGCAGCCTGCGCTTCCAGGCCTTTTCGGTGACCGAAGAATCAGCTGGTTCCAATACAACGGCAATCGAGACCTTTGCGGAAAAAACGGAAGAGGGTTATATCGTCAATGGGCATAAAAACTGGACAAGCCGCGTTTTGCAGTCAGATTTGTTGATGCTGCTGGCAAGAACGACTCCGGCGGACCAAGTGGGTGCAAAGAAAACGGAAGGGCTCAGCTTGTTCTTAGTAGATTTGCGCGAAATCCGCGAAAAGCAGCCGGAAACCTTTGTTGTGGAATCGGTACGCACCATGTTCAACTACGCCACCAACCAGGTGTTTTATAAAAATATGAAAATTCCTTCAGAATGCTTGATTGGAGAAGAAGGGAAGGGCTTCCGCTACGTCCTTGACGGCATGAACGCTGAACGTACTTTGCTTGCTGCTGAAGCAATTGGGGACGGTTATTTCTTCATCGACAAAGCGACCAGCTATGCCAACGAACGCGAAGTATTTGACCGCAAAATCGGAACGAACCAGGGAATCCAATTTCCGATTGCCCGCGCCTATGCCGCCATCAAAGCGGCTGATTTAATGCGCTATGAAGCGGCTCGGAAATACGACCAAGGGGAAAAATACGGGGAGCAGGCCAATTTGGCGAAGTATCTGTCGAGTGAAGCGAGCTGGCAGGCTGCGAACGTTTGCCTGGATACGCATGGGGGCTATGGTTTTGTGGACCAGTACGATGTGGAGCGGAAGTTCAGGGAAACCCGCATGTACCAAGTGGCGCCAGTCAGCAATAATATGATTTTGGCTTTCCTTGGGCAAAACGTGCTGGGCATGCCGAGGTCTTACTGA
- the serA gene encoding phosphoglycerate dehydrogenase: MTYNILISDPLSEDGIYPLRQADGFNIVMETNLTPEQLGERIKDFDALLVRSQTQVTRDIIEKAQHLKIIGRAGVGVDNIDLEAATEHGIIVVNAPDGNTNSAAEHTIAMLMSMARKIPQAFYALRNQNWDRKSYVGVELKNKTLGVIGLGRIGTEVAARAKGQRMNVIAYDPFLTAEKAAKMGVDFGSVEDVIKAADFITVHTPLLKETRHLINAEAFKLMKDGVQIINCARGGIIDENALYDAIKSGKVAGAALDVFEQEPMVDFRLLDLPEVVATPHLGASTIEAQESVAVDVSNDVISYFTTGTVRNSVNLPSVPKEVMAKIEPYFDLAERLGRFLTDLSDGTAEEVNIQYSGELANVEVGPLTRNALKGLLKRHLGENVNDVNALYLANQKGITVNESKSTTAKGFTNLMTMEVKNANGTRTAAGTLLNGQGARIVKVDNYLVDIVPQGHLVFIRHNDRPGVIGRVGTLLGEEGVNIATMQVFRSNAGGDAIMMLSIDKVAEDSGLAQLESLAEIEHVTAINM, from the coding sequence ATGACTTACAATATCCTAATCAGCGATCCATTAAGCGAAGATGGTATTTATCCGCTGCGCCAAGCGGACGGCTTTAATATCGTGATGGAAACCAATTTGACACCCGAACAGCTGGGAGAACGGATCAAGGATTTTGATGCCTTGCTGGTCCGGAGCCAGACGCAGGTGACGCGCGACATTATCGAAAAAGCCCAGCATTTGAAAATCATCGGCCGCGCCGGGGTTGGAGTGGACAATATCGATTTGGAGGCTGCCACAGAACACGGCATCATCGTCGTCAACGCGCCGGATGGCAATACGAATTCTGCTGCTGAACATACCATTGCGATGCTGATGTCAATGGCCCGGAAAATCCCGCAAGCTTTCTATGCACTGCGCAATCAGAACTGGGACCGCAAGTCGTATGTTGGAGTGGAACTAAAAAATAAGACGCTTGGCGTCATCGGACTCGGCCGGATCGGCACAGAAGTAGCGGCCCGGGCAAAAGGCCAGCGCATGAACGTTATTGCTTACGATCCTTTCCTGACAGCTGAAAAAGCGGCAAAAATGGGCGTCGACTTCGGTTCAGTAGAAGACGTCATAAAAGCGGCGGACTTCATCACTGTCCATACCCCGCTATTGAAGGAAACCCGCCACTTGATCAACGCGGAAGCATTCAAGCTGATGAAAGACGGCGTCCAGATCATCAACTGTGCGAGAGGCGGCATTATTGACGAAAATGCTCTGTATGACGCCATCAAATCAGGAAAAGTAGCCGGTGCAGCGCTCGACGTGTTTGAACAGGAGCCGATGGTCGATTTCCGTTTACTCGACTTGCCTGAAGTGGTGGCGACGCCGCACCTGGGCGCCAGCACGATTGAAGCGCAGGAAAGCGTCGCAGTGGACGTCAGCAATGACGTCATCAGCTACTTCACGACAGGCACCGTCCGCAACTCGGTCAACTTGCCATCTGTACCGAAAGAAGTTATGGCAAAAATCGAACCGTATTTTGACCTTGCTGAACGCCTTGGGCGATTCCTGACCGATCTGAGCGATGGCACAGCCGAAGAAGTAAATATCCAGTATTCAGGGGAATTGGCGAATGTCGAAGTCGGCCCTTTGACGCGCAACGCATTGAAAGGTTTGCTGAAACGCCATCTCGGGGAAAACGTCAATGACGTCAATGCTTTGTATTTGGCCAATCAAAAAGGCATCACGGTCAATGAAAGCAAGTCCACTACGGCAAAAGGCTTCACGAACCTGATGACGATGGAAGTGAAAAACGCCAACGGCACGCGGACAGCTGCGGGTACCTTATTGAACGGGCAAGGCGCACGCATTGTCAAAGTGGACAATTATTTGGTGGACATCGTTCCGCAAGGCCATTTGGTCTTTATCCGGCACAATGACCGCCCGGGTGTAATCGGACGAGTCGGAACTCTGCTTGGAGAAGAAGGCGTCAATATTGCGACGATGCAGGTATTCCGTTCGAATGCCGGCGGAGATGCCATCATGATGCTGTCAATCGACAAAGTAGCCGAAGACAGCGGTCTGGCGCAACTGGAAAGCTTGGCTGAAATTGAACATGTAACGGCGATTAATATGTAA
- a CDS encoding SLC13 family permease yields MKRFDSKDIKVYGSFALAVLAFIAVYYGLPDAFSYSGKIMTAIIVSGVILWALEPISLGLTALLILLAMLLFNVADSSVVFSGFASPATYLIVGGMMLATAVDETSLIKRMTYIILKRWGSHSKGLLGSIIMIQQLQAFFIPSTAVRSALILPVSSMIIDTTGAKAGSNLRKMIMLGVAYGGVISGTSVMTAAIGNILTVELLNQFAGIKITYFQWFYYTFPLWVILIPAIWLLLIKIFPLPKEQQYFPKIKGEMQEKLAELGPVNRREVRCFAILLFIVALWLAEPLHGMHPSIPALIGVVLMTLPKIGVADWEPVVRINYNTILLISVTLSMGYTFVDSGAADTISEYLSVSWFMSLIKNPLLAVIIVTFLAQVFHKLISNVATAVVVLVPIIISVAQNAGIDPTVTGFATGLSCLFGFVLIVESMPNLLVHSTGMVTQKDFLKPGLYATIISIVATVLVASTWWTWIGLV; encoded by the coding sequence ATGAAACGATTCGACAGTAAAGATATAAAAGTATACGGCTCTTTTGCACTTGCTGTTCTTGCCTTTATCGCTGTTTACTATGGATTGCCGGATGCCTTCAGCTACTCAGGAAAAATCATGACCGCAATCATCGTTTCCGGAGTGATTCTTTGGGCGTTAGAACCGATTTCATTGGGGCTGACGGCTTTACTGATTTTACTGGCAATGCTGCTGTTTAATGTCGCTGATTCGTCGGTAGTTTTCAGCGGTTTTGCTTCGCCGGCCACTTATTTGATTGTCGGGGGGATGATGCTGGCAACTGCGGTTGATGAAACTTCCCTTATCAAAAGAATGACTTATATCATTCTGAAAAGATGGGGGAGCCATTCAAAAGGGCTGCTTGGCAGCATTATCATGATTCAGCAGCTGCAGGCCTTCTTTATTCCTTCTACGGCGGTGCGTTCGGCTCTGATTTTGCCGGTTTCCAGTATGATTATCGACACGACTGGAGCCAAAGCGGGCAGCAACCTGCGGAAAATGATCATGCTCGGCGTAGCTTACGGCGGCGTCATCAGCGGCACGTCGGTGATGACTGCGGCAATTGGAAATATCCTGACTGTCGAACTGCTGAACCAGTTTGCCGGAATTAAGATTACGTATTTTCAATGGTTTTACTATACCTTTCCCCTATGGGTGATTTTAATCCCGGCTATCTGGCTATTGCTGATTAAAATTTTTCCCTTGCCGAAAGAACAGCAATACTTTCCCAAGATCAAAGGCGAAATGCAGGAGAAACTGGCGGAACTTGGCCCAGTCAACCGGCGGGAAGTCCGCTGCTTTGCCATTTTGCTGTTTATTGTTGCATTGTGGTTGGCCGAACCGCTGCATGGCATGCATCCAAGCATCCCGGCATTGATCGGCGTCGTATTAATGACATTGCCAAAAATCGGTGTTGCCGACTGGGAGCCGGTGGTGAGGATCAATTATAATACGATTTTATTAATTAGCGTTACCTTATCGATGGGCTATACCTTTGTTGACTCAGGGGCAGCTGACACCATCAGTGAGTATTTAAGCGTCAGCTGGTTTATGTCACTGATCAAAAATCCGCTGCTTGCAGTCATTATCGTGACATTCCTGGCGCAGGTGTTCCATAAACTGATTTCAAATGTGGCAACAGCCGTGGTGGTACTGGTACCTATCATTATCAGTGTGGCGCAAAATGCCGGTATCGACCCGACAGTCACCGGCTTTGCGACAGGACTCAGCTGCCTGTTCGGTTTCGTGTTGATTGTGGAATCGATGCCGAATCTGCTTGTACATAGTACGGGCATGGTCACCCAAAAAGATTTTTTGAAACCCGGTTTATACGCCACCATCATTTCAATAGTAGCTACTGTCTTGGTTGCATCGACTTGGTGGACCTGGATCGGATTGGTTTAA
- a CDS encoding HAD family hydrolase has product MVKAIFFDLDDTLLWDKKSVAEAFRKTCERAADKSGQDCTGLEAAVRTEATALYSAYATYPFTQMIGINPFEGLWGTFDDEGADFQEMKKIAPEYRREAWTQGLKKIGIDDPDLGQDLADYFPEARRQSPILYEEALDVLEELKGKYELLLLTNGSPALQNIKLEITPEIAPYFGHIVISGAFGKGKPAPEIFEHALAKFGYRADEVLMVGDNLLTDIIGAERAGIRSVWINREQKAPHESIIPTYEISHLDQLLPILESLQT; this is encoded by the coding sequence ATCGTAAAAGCTATTTTTTTTGATTTGGATGACACTTTATTATGGGATAAGAAAAGTGTGGCGGAAGCATTCCGGAAAACTTGCGAGCGGGCAGCGGATAAGAGCGGACAAGATTGCACAGGACTCGAAGCAGCCGTCCGCACGGAAGCAACCGCACTTTATTCTGCCTATGCCACTTACCCTTTCACCCAAATGATTGGCATCAACCCTTTTGAAGGGCTATGGGGAACTTTTGATGACGAAGGTGCTGATTTCCAGGAAATGAAAAAAATCGCCCCTGAATACCGGCGCGAAGCCTGGACACAGGGCTTGAAAAAAATCGGCATTGATGATCCGGATCTGGGGCAGGACCTGGCCGACTACTTTCCGGAAGCCCGCAGGCAAAGTCCGATTCTTTATGAAGAAGCGCTCGACGTGCTAGAAGAGCTGAAAGGGAAATACGAGCTTCTGCTGCTGACGAACGGTTCTCCAGCCCTGCAAAACATCAAACTTGAAATTACACCCGAAATTGCGCCTTATTTCGGCCATATTGTCATCTCAGGGGCATTTGGAAAAGGAAAGCCGGCTCCTGAGATCTTCGAACACGCCTTGGCGAAATTCGGCTACCGGGCAGATGAAGTATTGATGGTCGGCGACAACTTACTGACGGATATCATCGGCGCCGAAAGAGCCGGCATCCGCTCCGTCTGGATCAACCGGGAACAAAAAGCGCCGCACGAAAGCATCATTCCTACATACGAAATCAGCCACCTGGACCAACTGCTGCCGATATTGGAAAGCTTGCAGACATGA
- a CDS encoding M20 family metallopeptidase: MVIKTFSAEDYLSANRERFEAISTYIWEHPETRYQEFESARFLADELEKEGFHVERGVGGIETAFIATFGEGKPVIGFLGEFDALSGLSQKANSTEQEALVPGGVGHGCGHNLLGTGSLAAAYAVKAYFQENGIKGTLKFYGCPAEEGGSGKTFMVREGVFEGLDAAFTWHPSYSTTIMSLSSLANYQVYFRFKGIASHAANSPHLGRSALDAVELMNVGVNYLREHVVQEARIHYAITNSGGISPNVVQSEAEVLYLIRAPKVAQVDEIYKRVCKIAEGAALMTETEMTIVFDKACSNYEPNRVLEEILYQKLQEAGPIQPTEEDIAFAKGIWDSLSDGEKKNFVSGMESFGYFGDGSEFEGKFLSDIISDYVASDKVMPGSTDVSDVSWVVPTAQLTAATSAIGTPLHTWQMVTQGLSPFAHSGMLLAAESMAAAAIHLYENEDALQAVKAEHEKKRAKEPYFCPIPKDVKPSAVK, translated from the coding sequence ATCGTGATTAAAACTTTTTCGGCAGAAGATTATTTATCAGCGAATAGAGAGCGCTTTGAAGCAATCAGCACCTATATATGGGAGCATCCGGAAACGCGTTATCAGGAGTTTGAATCTGCCCGCTTTTTAGCGGATGAACTTGAAAAAGAAGGGTTCCATGTGGAACGCGGCGTCGGCGGAATAGAGACAGCTTTTATCGCGACTTTTGGTGAAGGCAAGCCGGTCATCGGTTTCTTAGGGGAATTTGATGCTTTGTCCGGACTGAGCCAAAAAGCCAATAGCACCGAACAGGAAGCTTTGGTTCCAGGCGGTGTTGGCCACGGTTGCGGGCATAACTTGCTCGGCACCGGTTCTTTAGCTGCCGCTTATGCAGTGAAAGCTTATTTTCAGGAAAATGGCATCAAAGGCACTTTGAAATTTTATGGCTGCCCGGCAGAAGAAGGCGGATCCGGCAAAACATTCATGGTCCGGGAAGGCGTTTTCGAAGGACTGGATGCGGCTTTCACTTGGCACCCATCCTATTCAACTACTATTATGAGCTTATCAAGCCTTGCCAACTACCAGGTCTATTTCCGTTTTAAGGGCATCGCTTCCCATGCTGCCAACTCCCCGCATCTTGGAAGAAGCGCACTGGATGCAGTGGAATTGATGAATGTCGGGGTCAATTATTTGCGGGAACACGTCGTACAGGAAGCACGCATCCATTACGCCATTACCAATAGCGGCGGCATTTCACCGAATGTTGTCCAATCGGAAGCGGAAGTTCTGTATTTGATCCGGGCGCCGAAAGTGGCGCAGGTTGACGAAATCTACAAACGCGTCTGCAAAATTGCAGAAGGGGCGGCATTGATGACGGAAACTGAAATGACGATTGTCTTTGATAAAGCCTGCTCGAATTACGAACCGAATCGTGTTTTAGAGGAAATCCTATACCAAAAGCTGCAGGAAGCCGGTCCGATTCAACCGACTGAAGAAGACATCGCCTTTGCCAAAGGTATCTGGGACTCTTTGTCCGACGGTGAAAAGAAAAACTTTGTCTCCGGAATGGAAAGCTTCGGCTATTTCGGCGATGGCAGCGAATTCGAAGGCAAATTCCTTTCGGATATCATTTCAGACTATGTCGCTTCCGACAAAGTCATGCCGGGATCCACTGACGTCTCCGATGTCAGTTGGGTCGTTCCTACCGCACAGTTAACGGCTGCCACAAGTGCCATCGGCACGCCGTTGCATACTTGGCAAATGGTGACGCAGGGCCTCAGCCCATTCGCCCACAGCGGCATGCTGTTGGCTGCAGAATCCATGGCCGCTGCAGCTATTCATTTATACGAAAACGAAGACGCTCTGCAGGCAGTAAAAGCTGAACACGAAAAGAAACGGGCAAAAGAGCCTTACTTCTGCCCAATTCCAAAAGACGTCAAACCTTCTGCTGTGAAGTAA
- a CDS encoding pyridoxal-phosphate-dependent aminotransferase family protein, with protein sequence MLTDQQILRIPGPTPIPPSVNRAMSQPMIGHRGQSTSEMIRDIRPKLKRVFGTQQEVMILTASGTAGLETAVVNTVAPGEEVLVVVTGAFGERFAKICKAYEIKTHVLDVEWGQAADPEAVKAFLKEHPEVKAVFATFCETSTGVLNPVQELAAAVKEESDALFIVDGVSCVGGTETKMDDWGIDVVVTGSQKAFMLPAGLAFVAASERAWAKIEANPQPRFYLDLKKHRDNILKDTTPFTPALSILFGLQQVLQLMEEEGLEQVYARHRLMMKMTRAAFQALDVPLLTTDEAASPTVTAVKPADFDTEAFRKIMKQEFGFEVARGQQHLAKTIFRIGHMGYCSPADMLQAIAIMEIGVMKAGKEIELGKGVRAAQQIYLHEGKLAQ encoded by the coding sequence ATGCTGACTGACCAACAAATTTTGCGAATTCCAGGACCTACACCCATTCCGCCAAGCGTCAACCGTGCCATGAGCCAACCGATGATCGGCCATAGGGGGCAGAGCACTTCCGAGATGATCCGTGATATCCGCCCGAAATTAAAACGCGTTTTCGGTACACAGCAGGAAGTGATGATTTTAACTGCCAGCGGAACAGCAGGCCTGGAAACAGCAGTTGTTAATACCGTAGCACCAGGCGAAGAAGTTTTAGTGGTTGTGACAGGTGCTTTTGGTGAGCGGTTTGCGAAAATCTGCAAAGCTTATGAAATAAAAACCCATGTGTTGGATGTGGAATGGGGGCAAGCAGCAGACCCTGAAGCAGTCAAAGCATTCCTGAAAGAACACCCGGAAGTGAAAGCGGTGTTCGCTACATTTTGCGAAACGTCAACCGGCGTGCTGAACCCGGTGCAGGAACTTGCAGCAGCTGTAAAAGAAGAATCGGATGCTTTGTTTATTGTCGACGGTGTTTCTTGTGTTGGAGGAACCGAGACGAAAATGGATGACTGGGGAATCGATGTCGTCGTGACCGGTTCGCAAAAAGCGTTCATGCTTCCAGCGGGGCTCGCGTTTGTAGCGGCGAGCGAACGCGCATGGGCGAAAATCGAAGCAAATCCGCAGCCGCGGTTTTATCTCGATTTAAAAAAGCACCGAGATAATATCCTGAAAGACACCACGCCGTTTACGCCGGCATTATCGATTCTTTTCGGTTTGCAGCAAGTCTTGCAGCTGATGGAGGAAGAAGGGCTGGAGCAGGTATATGCGCGGCACCGGTTGATGATGAAAATGACACGGGCTGCATTCCAAGCTTTGGATGTGCCGCTGTTGACCACAGACGAAGCTGCTTCCCCGACGGTCACGGCGGTTAAGCCGGCAGACTTCGATACAGAAGCGTTCCGGAAAATCATGAAACAGGAATTCGGTTTTGAAGTGGCAAGAGGCCAGCAGCATTTGGCGAAAACCATATTCCGCATTGGCCATATGGGCTATTGTTCACCGGCGGATATGCTGCAGGCCATTGCAATCATGGAAATCGGCGTCATGAAAGCCGGCAAAGAGATTGAACTTGGCAAAGGTGTAAGAGCTGCACAGCAAATCTACTTACATGAAGGGAAGTTGGCACAATGA
- a CDS encoding tartrate dehydrogenase — protein sequence MKTLEIAVIPGDGIGKEVVPEALRVLDAIADIHGGFKFNYTHYPWSSEYYVEHGTMMPENGLELIKGSDAIFLGAVGDPNLVPDHVSLGGLLLRIRREFEQVINVRPAKKLRGMVSPLSNPKNFDILIVRENSEGEYSSSGGRVHNGIDEIVVQNAVFTKRGVSRVMEYGFEIAGKRNGHLTSATKSNGIAHSMPFWDEVFNELSASYPDIKTRSEHIDALSAFFVTRPETLDVVVASNLFGDILSDLGAAIMGSIGIAPAANVNLNGKYPSMFEPVHGSAPDIYGKGIANPIGQIWTAKMMLDHLGEPEMGAIVLEAIERTLEANIKTGDIGGSSTTSEVTDAIIAAMKEQIR from the coding sequence ATGAAGACATTGGAAATAGCCGTCATACCGGGAGATGGAATCGGGAAAGAAGTGGTACCGGAAGCGCTTCGTGTATTGGATGCAATTGCTGATATTCATGGAGGCTTTAAGTTTAACTATACTCATTATCCTTGGAGTTCCGAATACTACGTAGAACATGGAACGATGATGCCTGAAAATGGGCTTGAACTGATTAAAGGGAGTGACGCCATCTTTTTGGGAGCTGTCGGAGATCCAAATCTTGTGCCGGACCATGTTTCGTTGGGGGGGTTATTGTTAAGAATCCGCCGGGAGTTTGAACAGGTCATCAATGTCCGTCCGGCAAAGAAGCTTAGAGGGATGGTATCGCCATTATCGAATCCCAAAAACTTCGATATTCTAATCGTGCGGGAAAATAGCGAAGGTGAGTACAGCAGCAGCGGGGGCAGAGTCCATAATGGAATAGATGAAATTGTCGTCCAGAACGCCGTCTTTACAAAAAGAGGTGTGTCCCGTGTCATGGAATACGGCTTTGAAATAGCAGGGAAAAGAAACGGACATCTCACAAGTGCGACAAAATCGAATGGCATCGCCCATTCCATGCCTTTCTGGGATGAAGTGTTCAACGAGTTGTCTGCAAGCTATCCGGATATCAAAACAAGGAGCGAACATATTGATGCGCTTTCTGCCTTTTTTGTCACTCGTCCGGAAACGCTGGACGTCGTTGTTGCGAGCAACTTGTTTGGCGATATTTTAAGTGATTTAGGTGCGGCCATCATGGGCAGCATCGGCATTGCACCGGCAGCGAACGTCAACCTTAACGGGAAATATCCGTCGATGTTTGAACCGGTCCATGGCTCAGCTCCAGATATTTACGGAAAAGGCATTGCCAATCCAATCGGCCAGATCTGGACAGCGAAAATGATGCTGGACCATTTAGGTGAACCGGAAATGGGAGCTATCGTTTTAGAAGCAATTGAACGTACCTTGGAAGCAAATATTAAAACCGGGGACATCGGCGGCAGCTCCACAACGAGTGAAGTGACAGATGCCATTATTGCCGCTATGAAAGAACAAATAAGATAA
- a CDS encoding class I SAM-dependent methyltransferase, translating to MAKKMEFDTELAKEYDKGVRRTLPTYDPMLRLAKTFLRFNLDSEASLLVVGGGGGGELKAFGPENPGWRFTAVDPSKAMLEVAAMKANELEMQNRVEFIRGTIVNVPAESVYDGATCILVLHFIAEAEDKLALLKRVRSHLKPGSPFVLVSKVGDPTDPEFKELVSLWKNYWLDHTRMTEEKVEELMKGTLTESVIPEKRLRELMEEAGFHRIANFFKTNHFGGWICYAK from the coding sequence ATGGCCAAAAAGATGGAATTTGATACGGAACTTGCAAAAGAATATGACAAAGGCGTGCGGCGAACACTGCCGACTTACGATCCGATGCTCCGTCTGGCGAAGACATTTTTACGTTTCAACTTGGATTCGGAAGCCTCTTTGTTAGTTGTCGGAGGCGGAGGAGGGGGCGAACTGAAAGCATTCGGCCCGGAAAATCCAGGCTGGCGTTTCACGGCAGTGGATCCTTCAAAAGCCATGCTTGAAGTGGCAGCTATGAAAGCAAATGAATTGGAAATGCAGAACCGGGTGGAATTTATCCGCGGAACGATTGTAAATGTGCCTGCTGAATCGGTTTATGACGGCGCGACGTGCATTCTGGTGCTCCACTTTATTGCTGAAGCGGAAGACAAATTGGCACTATTGAAGAGAGTGCGTTCTCATTTAAAGCCGGGTTCGCCGTTTGTGCTGGTTTCAAAAGTTGGCGATCCGACTGACCCCGAATTTAAGGAGTTGGTGTCGCTCTGGAAAAATTACTGGCTGGATCATACACGGATGACCGAAGAAAAAGTGGAAGAGTTGATGAAGGGGACATTGACAGAGTCGGTAATTCCCGAAAAAAGGCTAAGGGAATTGATGGAAGAAGCCGGATTCCACCGGATTGCCAACTTTTTCAAAACCAATCATTTTGGCGGCTGGATTTGCTACGCCAAGTAA
- a CDS encoding CaiB/BaiF CoA transferase family protein produces the protein MLPLEGITVVSLEQAVAAPFATRQLADLGARVIKVERPGPGDFARGYDQTVKGMSSHFVWANRSKESIALDLKHEEAKKVLEELLSKADVFIHNLAPGAVDRLGFSAAELKEKYPQLIICSISGYGTFGPYTNKKAYDLLIQCEAGLVSVTGTEETPSKAGISIADIAAGMYTYTGVLTALIARSKTGKGAVIEVSMLEALAEWMGFPLYYSAYGEQEPKRTGASHATIYPYGPFKAGDGKFVFMGIQNEREWVRFCKEVLKKQEVAADGRFDNNSKRVVNKEALKEIIEDVFQQSESLQIIELLESAKIANARLNTLKELVDHPQLEARNRWSEVDSPVGPLKALIPPVTSDEISSVMKPIPEVGQHTAAILKEFGFDPDKMQSFTSIDAAEN, from the coding sequence ATGTTGCCATTAGAAGGGATTACGGTTGTGTCATTGGAACAGGCTGTGGCAGCGCCTTTTGCTACACGCCAGCTTGCAGATTTAGGAGCTCGTGTCATTAAAGTGGAACGGCCGGGACCAGGTGATTTTGCTCGAGGTTATGACCAAACGGTAAAGGGAATGTCGAGCCACTTTGTATGGGCGAACCGGTCGAAAGAATCGATTGCCTTGGATTTAAAGCACGAAGAAGCGAAAAAAGTCTTGGAGGAACTGCTGTCAAAAGCGGATGTGTTCATCCACAACCTAGCACCGGGTGCCGTGGACCGGCTCGGTTTCAGTGCGGCTGAACTGAAAGAGAAATACCCGCAGCTGATCATTTGTTCCATTTCCGGTTACGGAACGTTCGGCCCCTATACTAATAAAAAAGCGTATGATCTGCTGATTCAATGCGAGGCGGGTTTGGTATCGGTTACGGGCACCGAAGAAACGCCGTCAAAAGCAGGGATTTCCATTGCGGATATTGCAGCGGGGATGTATACGTATACCGGTGTTTTAACAGCGTTAATTGCCCGCTCGAAAACAGGGAAAGGCGCCGTTATCGAAGTGTCGATGCTTGAAGCGCTTGCGGAATGGATGGGCTTTCCGCTGTATTATTCCGCTTATGGAGAACAGGAACCGAAACGGACCGGCGCGAGCCATGCCACCATTTATCCGTACGGTCCGTTCAAAGCCGGAGATGGGAAGTTCGTCTTTATGGGTATTCAGAACGAGCGGGAATGGGTGCGTTTTTGCAAGGAAGTGCTGAAAAAACAGGAAGTTGCGGCAGACGGCCGGTTTGACAATAACTCCAAGCGGGTGGTGAACAAAGAGGCGTTGAAAGAGATCATCGAAGACGTCTTTCAGCAAAGCGAGTCCCTTCAAATCATCGAGCTTCTCGAAAGCGCGAAAATTGCCAACGCCCGCTTAAACACATTGAAGGAATTGGTTGATCACCCTCAATTAGAAGCACGCAACCGCTGGAGCGAAGTGGATTCGCCGGTAGGACCGCTAAAAGCCTTGATTCCGCCAGTCACATCTGATGAAATCAGTTCGGTGATGAAACCGATTCCGGAAGTTGGGCAACATACAGCAGCCATTTTAAAAGAGTTTGGATTTGATCCCGATAAAATGCAGTCATTTACATCGATAGATGCTGCTGAAAACTAA